From a single Terriglobales bacterium genomic region:
- a CDS encoding radical SAM protein translates to MSSLVAEMGVKALRLGVPLAVQLDLTYRCNERCIHCYLDHDDHGEMTTAEILDLLDQMAAAGVFYLTLSGGEILMRRDFFQVLEHARARTFCVKLKTNAVMIRQEEAERICALGVEQVQVSLYSHRPEVHDGITKLPGSLERTLAGVRRLKAAGLRVIFADVLMRQNFQDYAGVKALAAEVGAEFTLDPTITPMMDGDRSILNLNVDPAALREVFRNESLVGKVEEFCAPPQGADEETLNSLPCSAGHTACYVSPYGEVYPCVQFPLPCGNVRRQKFLEIWRDSPQLREVRSITLRDMPSCSKCAHGGSCTRCPGLAYLEGDMRGPSYQDCEKSYARTGIPSENLKARQATAAPPRLVQIQGLRPATSPPAPATAARQ, encoded by the coding sequence ATGAGCAGCCTGGTGGCGGAGATGGGAGTGAAGGCGCTGCGGCTGGGCGTGCCGCTGGCGGTGCAACTCGACCTCACCTACCGCTGCAACGAGCGCTGCATCCACTGCTATCTCGACCACGACGATCACGGCGAGATGACCACCGCCGAGATTCTGGACCTGCTCGACCAGATGGCCGCGGCCGGGGTCTTCTACCTCACCCTGAGCGGCGGCGAGATCCTGATGCGCCGCGACTTCTTCCAGGTCCTGGAGCACGCGCGCGCGCGCACCTTCTGCGTCAAGCTGAAGACCAACGCGGTCATGATCCGGCAGGAGGAGGCGGAGCGCATCTGCGCCCTGGGGGTGGAGCAGGTGCAGGTCAGCCTCTACTCCCACCGCCCCGAGGTGCATGACGGCATCACCAAGCTGCCGGGGTCGCTGGAGCGCACCCTGGCGGGGGTGCGCCGGCTGAAGGCGGCGGGGCTGCGGGTCATCTTCGCGGACGTGCTCATGCGCCAGAACTTCCAGGACTACGCCGGGGTGAAGGCGCTGGCGGCGGAGGTGGGAGCGGAATTCACCCTGGACCCCACCATCACCCCCATGATGGATGGCGACCGCTCCATCCTCAACCTGAACGTGGACCCGGCGGCGCTGCGCGAGGTCTTCCGCAACGAGAGCCTGGTGGGCAAAGTGGAGGAATTCTGCGCGCCGCCGCAGGGCGCGGATGAGGAGACGCTGAACTCGCTGCCCTGCAGCGCCGGACACACTGCCTGCTACGTCTCCCCCTACGGCGAGGTCTATCCCTGCGTGCAGTTTCCGCTGCCCTGCGGCAACGTGCGCCGGCAGAAGTTCCTGGAGATCTGGCGGGATTCGCCGCAACTGCGCGAGGTCCGCTCCATCACCCTGCGCGACATGCCTTCTTGCTCGAAGTGCGCGCATGGCGGCAGTTGCACGCGCTGTCCCGGGCTGGCCTACCTGGAGGGCGACATGCGCGGCCCCTCCTACCAGGACTGCGAGAAGTCGTACGCCCGCACCGGCATCCCTTCGGAGAACCTGAAGGCGCGGCAGGCCACCGCGGCACCGCCGCGGCTGGTGCAGATCCAAGGGCTGCGTCCGGCGACGTCTCCACCGGCGCCCGCGACCGCCGCCCGCCAGTAG
- a CDS encoding PqqD family protein has protein sequence MSGKRYVARSTAIAARALGDEMMVMAAADSALFTLNEVAKVIWEAADGATPLEEIVRQQVCPRYEVAEEEALKDAEELVEGLAAHGLLLVSDQPIVRGGSGQGGA, from the coding sequence GTGAGCGGAAAGCGCTACGTGGCGCGCAGCACCGCCATCGCCGCCCGCGCCTTGGGCGACGAGATGATGGTGATGGCGGCGGCCGATTCCGCCCTCTTCACCCTCAACGAGGTGGCCAAGGTGATCTGGGAGGCGGCCGACGGCGCGACCCCGCTGGAGGAGATCGTGCGCCAGCAGGTGTGCCCGCGGTATGAGGTCGCGGAAGAGGAAGCCCTGAAGGACGCGGAAGAACTGGTGGAGGGGCTGGCGGCGCACGGGCTGCTGCTGGTCTCCGACCAGCCCATCGTCCGGGGCGGCTCCGGGCAGGGAGGCGCATGA
- a CDS encoding hemolysin III family protein, translating to MGGGEAAERRHEELINSLTHGLGLALCLAGVPLLIALAALRGGARLVVAVSIYGACLLALYAASTLYHALRGPRVKRFFRLLDHSAIYLLIAGTYTPFTLVVLRGAWGWTLLALVWGISVCGILWKVFFLERLEAVSVALYVAMGWLAVIAIKPMFAALHTEGMLWILAGGAAYTGGLVFFAWRRVPYNHAIWHLFVMAGSLCHYLAVMRYVLPGRA from the coding sequence GTGGGCGGGGGCGAAGCGGCGGAGCGCAGACACGAGGAGCTGATCAACAGCCTGACCCACGGGCTGGGGCTGGCGCTGTGCCTGGCGGGGGTGCCGCTGCTGATCGCGCTGGCGGCGCTGCGCGGGGGCGCCCGCCTGGTGGTGGCGGTCAGCATCTACGGCGCCTGCCTGCTGGCCCTCTATGCCGCCTCCACCCTCTATCACGCCCTGCGAGGGCCGCGGGTGAAACGCTTCTTCCGCCTGCTCGACCACTCCGCCATCTACCTGCTCATCGCCGGTACCTACACCCCGTTCACCCTGGTGGTGCTGCGCGGCGCCTGGGGCTGGACCCTGCTCGCCCTGGTGTGGGGGATCTCCGTCTGCGGCATCCTGTGGAAGGTCTTCTTCCTGGAGCGGCTGGAGGCGGTCTCGGTCGCGCTCTACGTGGCCATGGGATGGCTGGCGGTCATCGCCATCAAGCCCATGTTCGCGGCCCTGCACACCGAAGGCATGCTCTGGATCCTGGCGGGAGGCGCGGCCTATACCGGCGGGCTGGTCTTCTTCGCCTGGAGGCGGGTGCCCTACAACCACGCCATCTGGCACCTCTTTGTGATGGCCGGCAGCCTCTGCCACTACCTGGCGGTCATGCGCTACGTGCTGCCGGGCCGGGCCTGA